One Polyangiaceae bacterium genomic window carries:
- a CDS encoding amidase, protein MKIPRLPGPAFKTPRLSGPTLAAIRRIAETPGADVALRAYLKTTMGIDRLTELPERFRGPLPMQLRPIRARPSRSRPSAGLPLPEIGAWPNTVDSFASAYRDGKLSPRDVADRVLTRLDELATRRPCMNILAAKDPAMTLRDAEVSADRFVRGRPIGPLDGVPFLVKDQCDVNGLSTRDGSICESDAPISCDSTIVARLRQAGAVFCGKTVLTIWGMSPIGNSTDYAMPHNAHDPTRAAGGSSTGSAVGVALGMAPIAIGTDGGGSIRIPAALNGIFGIKPTFGRVPRSPTSSSSVAHTGPIAASTRDLATFLDIVASEPDPRDPMTSWAPAPPEGGFGAYLGSGVRGLRIGVDELEMRQAEPDIVRAFERAISALEKEGAEIVRIEIPMAKYAPAMGYMTISPEEVAIKRDILRSRRSELPDDLRLMFAIVEGFSCGEYLDAQRLRSGLRIAVAELFHDVDVIALPTTAITAPRYTEAEERLPFSDPTAIDGLCRFNFLGNLTGLPAATAPIGLDSKGLPIGLQIIGDAWDEPTVLSVLAHLERIGLATVKKPPHACDLLA, encoded by the coding sequence ATGAAAATTCCTCGCTTGCCTGGTCCTGCTTTCAAGACGCCTCGGTTGTCTGGACCAACCCTTGCCGCAATCCGGCGTATCGCGGAAACTCCAGGCGCCGATGTCGCTTTGCGGGCTTACCTGAAAACGACCATGGGCATCGATCGTCTTACGGAGCTACCCGAACGCTTTCGCGGGCCACTTCCCATGCAATTGCGGCCGATTCGAGCTCGCCCGTCGAGATCACGTCCGAGCGCAGGTTTGCCTTTGCCCGAAATCGGCGCGTGGCCCAACACAGTCGATTCTTTCGCGTCCGCCTATCGAGACGGAAAACTATCCCCGCGTGACGTCGCCGACCGCGTGCTCACGCGTCTCGACGAGCTCGCCACGCGTCGCCCATGCATGAACATTCTTGCTGCCAAGGATCCCGCCATGACCCTGCGCGACGCCGAGGTATCCGCGGACCGTTTTGTTCGCGGCCGCCCCATCGGCCCCCTCGATGGCGTCCCATTTCTCGTCAAGGACCAATGCGACGTCAATGGTTTGTCCACGCGCGATGGATCCATTTGCGAAAGTGACGCACCCATTTCTTGTGATTCCACCATCGTTGCTCGCTTGCGCCAAGCAGGCGCCGTATTTTGCGGAAAAACCGTGCTCACCATCTGGGGCATGTCGCCCATTGGCAATAGCACCGATTACGCCATGCCTCATAATGCGCACGATCCGACGCGCGCCGCGGGTGGTTCTTCCACGGGATCCGCCGTCGGTGTCGCGCTGGGGATGGCTCCGATTGCCATTGGTACGGACGGGGGCGGGTCCATCCGCATTCCAGCAGCGCTCAACGGGATTTTTGGTATCAAACCAACGTTCGGCCGAGTTCCACGATCGCCCACGTCTTCCAGCTCCGTCGCGCATACCGGCCCCATTGCTGCATCGACCCGCGACCTCGCGACGTTTTTGGATATCGTCGCGTCCGAGCCCGATCCGAGAGATCCCATGACCTCGTGGGCCCCCGCGCCTCCCGAAGGCGGATTCGGCGCATATCTCGGCTCTGGCGTGCGCGGATTACGCATCGGCGTCGACGAGCTCGAAATGCGCCAGGCCGAGCCCGATATCGTTCGGGCCTTCGAACGAGCCATTTCGGCGCTCGAAAAGGAGGGGGCGGAAATCGTTCGTATCGAGATCCCCATGGCGAAATATGCCCCCGCGATGGGCTACATGACCATTTCGCCCGAGGAAGTTGCCATCAAGCGCGACATTTTGCGAAGTAGGCGTTCGGAATTGCCCGATGACCTTCGCCTCATGTTTGCCATTGTCGAAGGGTTTTCTTGCGGCGAATACCTCGACGCGCAGCGCCTCCGTTCGGGGCTGCGCATCGCCGTCGCCGAGCTGTTTCATGACGTCGACGTCATTGCGCTTCCCACGACCGCCATCACGGCACCGCGCTACACCGAGGCCGAAGAGCGTTTGCCTTTCAGCGACCCCACGGCCATCGATGGACTCTGTCGTTTCAATTTTCTCGGTAACCTCACGGGTTTGCCTGCGGCAACTGCGCCCATTGGTTTGGACTCAAAAGGTTTGCCCATCGGCCTTCAAATCATCGGTGATGCGTGGGACGAACCCACCGTCCTGTCTGTCCTCGCGCACCTCGAACGTATCGGCCTTGCGACCGTGAAAAAGCCGCCTCATGCATGCGATTTGCTCGCATGA
- a CDS encoding proprotein convertase P-domain-containing protein — protein MQSRKYLLSAAMLAGLVMGSTGCEVISSVDRSQIGNTGGSGGMGGSGGSGGSMMCVPEDDQNECTDDVCNADNTTAHNPKAAGEPCTTGGSQCDGNGQCVECIVATDCPGMDDACQTRTCTAGVCGMDFTAADTPTPTQTAGDCKIEVCDGSGLAIQNNDDTDVPDDSEACTTDTCDMGTPSHTNVAQGSDCTPPGGPDPLVCNDMGQCVGCNVAADCPGTDDECSTRTCDMGVCGVSFTAKDTPVAAQTPNDCLVHVCDGAGNFVDIADDADVPLDDGNACTTEACAGGMPMHPNAADGALCSDGDGCTQTDTCQMGVCTGANPVVCAASDQCHDAGMCDPMTGMCSDPAKMDGTACDDSDACTQADTCQAGACTGADPIVCMASDQCHDVGTCDPMTGMCSDPAKMDGSMCDDSDACTQTDACQAGVCTGANPVVCMASDQCHDVGSCDPGTGTCSDPVKMDGSMCDDSDACTQADSCQAGVCTGANPVVCMASDQCHVAGTCDPMTGTCDDPNAPDGTMCTLGGSGGVCSVGVCSLCGNGSLDAGEQCDDSNTTGGDGCSSMCQIEEIEPNAMCAEATAIALSGSPLSGSVVGAITPLGDHDWYSFTLPAGPPRSVRIETFVGGSGMCTEPNGTADTEIFFYASDCTTELGSDDQDGIGNCSLIDPAVDNFAQNLAPNTYYVQTIRWLDNAVIDQYQLVVTVVGECSNGVVEPGEACDDGDLMGGDGCSATCTVEPGYTCSGSPSVCAPPEILCNDGMDNNGDGSIDAADPSCAVPAYFTPCGGGESMLVYQVPVGTDIPEDPTVLDSSVNVAAGGNIARTAIAFDITHEYAADVDVYLTPPGGAPLDASTGNGSFGVDFTDTLLDSTCAVPIDTATDADAPFSACYSPETSFATLNGTPANGLWTFTVTDNYAFADYGTLNNWRLILCTTP, from the coding sequence ATGCAATCACGAAAATACCTTCTTTCGGCAGCGATGCTCGCCGGACTGGTCATGGGATCGACTGGATGTGAAGTGATCTCTTCCGTCGATCGAAGCCAGATTGGGAATACCGGCGGCAGCGGCGGCATGGGGGGCTCCGGTGGTTCCGGCGGCTCGATGATGTGCGTCCCCGAAGACGACCAGAACGAGTGCACGGATGACGTGTGCAACGCCGACAATACGACAGCGCACAACCCGAAAGCCGCGGGTGAACCGTGTACGACGGGCGGCAGCCAATGCGATGGCAATGGGCAATGTGTCGAGTGCATCGTGGCAACGGACTGTCCCGGCATGGATGACGCCTGCCAAACGCGCACGTGTACCGCAGGCGTTTGCGGCATGGACTTCACCGCCGCCGACACGCCGACACCGACGCAAACCGCGGGCGATTGCAAGATCGAAGTGTGCGATGGCAGCGGCTTGGCCATCCAAAACAACGACGACACCGACGTTCCCGACGACAGCGAGGCCTGCACGACGGACACGTGTGACATGGGCACGCCGTCACACACGAACGTGGCGCAAGGCAGCGATTGCACGCCTCCTGGAGGACCCGACCCGCTCGTGTGCAACGACATGGGCCAGTGCGTCGGATGCAACGTCGCAGCAGATTGTCCCGGCACCGACGACGAGTGCTCGACGCGAACGTGCGACATGGGCGTGTGCGGCGTGTCGTTCACCGCGAAGGATACACCCGTCGCGGCGCAGACGCCGAACGACTGCCTCGTGCATGTCTGCGACGGCGCAGGCAACTTCGTCGACATTGCCGACGACGCGGACGTACCGCTCGACGATGGTAACGCGTGCACGACGGAAGCGTGTGCCGGTGGGATGCCGATGCATCCGAACGCGGCCGACGGGGCGCTGTGCAGCGACGGCGATGGCTGCACGCAAACCGATACGTGTCAGATGGGCGTCTGCACCGGGGCAAACCCCGTCGTCTGCGCAGCTTCCGATCAGTGTCACGACGCTGGCATGTGCGATCCGATGACCGGCATGTGCTCCGATCCTGCGAAGATGGACGGCACCGCGTGCGACGACAGCGACGCGTGCACGCAGGCGGATACGTGTCAAGCAGGCGCTTGTACCGGGGCGGATCCCATCGTTTGCATGGCGTCCGACCAGTGTCACGACGTCGGCACGTGCGACCCGATGACCGGCATGTGCTCCGATCCTGCCAAGATGGACGGCTCGATGTGCGACGACAGCGACGCGTGCACGCAGACCGATGCGTGCCAAGCTGGCGTGTGCACCGGGGCAAACCCCGTCGTCTGCATGGCATCCGACCAGTGTCACGACGTCGGCTCCTGCGATCCGGGCACCGGCACGTGCTCCGATCCGGTCAAGATGGACGGCTCGATGTGCGACGACAGCGATGCATGCACGCAGGCCGATTCGTGCCAAGCTGGCGTGTGCACCGGGGCAAACCCGGTCGTCTGCATGGCATCCGATCAGTGTCACGTCGCGGGCACATGCGATCCGATGACCGGTACATGCGATGATCCGAATGCGCCCGATGGCACGATGTGCACCCTTGGCGGCTCGGGCGGCGTGTGCTCCGTCGGCGTTTGCTCGCTCTGCGGCAACGGCTCGCTCGATGCAGGCGAGCAATGCGACGATAGCAATACGACCGGCGGCGACGGCTGCAGCTCGATGTGCCAAATCGAAGAGATCGAGCCGAATGCCATGTGCGCCGAGGCCACTGCGATCGCGCTATCCGGCTCGCCCCTCAGCGGCTCGGTCGTCGGTGCCATCACGCCACTCGGCGACCACGACTGGTACTCGTTCACGCTTCCTGCTGGACCTCCCAGGAGCGTGCGTATCGAGACGTTCGTGGGCGGCTCGGGCATGTGCACCGAACCCAATGGAACTGCCGACACCGAGATCTTCTTCTACGCATCCGATTGCACGACCGAGCTCGGTAGCGACGATCAAGACGGCATCGGCAACTGCTCGCTCATCGATCCGGCTGTCGACAACTTCGCGCAAAACCTTGCGCCCAACACGTATTACGTCCAAACGATCCGGTGGCTCGACAATGCCGTGATCGACCAGTACCAGCTCGTCGTGACGGTCGTCGGGGAATGCAGCAACGGTGTGGTGGAACCGGGCGAAGCGTGCGACGACGGCGATCTCATGGGCGGCGACGGCTGCAGCGCGACCTGCACCGTCGAACCTGGTTACACGTGCTCGGGTTCGCCGAGCGTCTGCGCTCCGCCGGAAATCCTCTGCAACGACGGCATGGACAACAACGGCGACGGTTCGATCGACGCAGCCGATCCTTCGTGCGCGGTGCCCGCTTACTTCACGCCATGCGGAGGCGGCGAGAGCATGCTCGTCTACCAGGTGCCCGTAGGAACGGATATCCCTGAAGACCCCACCGTGCTCGACAGCAGCGTCAACGTGGCAGCAGGCGGCAACATCGCTCGCACGGCGATCGCCTTCGACATCACGCACGAGTATGCCGCAGACGTGGACGTGTACCTCACGCCGCCCGGTGGCGCGCCGCTCGATGCATCCACGGGCAACGGGAGCTTTGGCGTGGACTTCACGGACACGCTGCTCGATTCGACGTGCGCCGTGCCCATCGACACCGCGACCGATGCAGACGCGCCATTCAGTGCGTGCTACTCGCCGGAGACGTCTTTCGCGACGCTCAACGGAACGCCCGCCAACGGCCTGTGGACGTTCACGGTGACCGATAACTACGCATTCGCCGACTACGGCACGTTGAACAACTGGCGTCTCATCCTCTGCACGACGCCGTAA
- a CDS encoding ankyrin repeat domain-containing protein: MSEKVHRAIKAHDLDTLARLLAAGDDPNERSTEQPQWSPLSAAIYEVTEGGDIEAVALLLRHGANCNAWEGNRDATPLLRALWDGHRDAALMLLAAGADPNVRSDVGDVPISMCVVRGDLKMAATLLRAGAAKTIEECPGDGTGCNALGHAAALLDIEMIRLLLAWGASITAWDIDRRTARERLPERTEENAEKYDLALELLSPKS; the protein is encoded by the coding sequence ATGAGCGAAAAAGTGCATCGTGCGATCAAGGCCCACGACCTCGACACCCTCGCCCGGTTGCTTGCTGCTGGAGACGACCCGAACGAACGCAGCACGGAGCAGCCGCAATGGAGCCCCCTTTCCGCCGCAATTTATGAGGTTACGGAGGGCGGGGACATTGAAGCTGTCGCACTCCTTCTGCGGCATGGGGCTAACTGCAATGCCTGGGAGGGTAACCGCGACGCGACGCCACTGCTGCGGGCTCTCTGGGATGGGCATCGTGACGCCGCACTCATGCTTCTGGCCGCGGGAGCCGACCCAAACGTCAGGAGCGACGTGGGAGATGTTCCAATCTCCATGTGCGTGGTGCGCGGGGACCTGAAAATGGCCGCGACGCTCTTGCGTGCGGGGGCGGCAAAGACAATCGAGGAGTGTCCCGGCGACGGGACGGGCTGTAATGCCCTCGGCCATGCCGCGGCTCTCCTCGACATCGAGATGATCCGGCTGCTGCTCGCCTGGGGCGCTTCCATCACCGCGTGGGACATAGATCGTCGCACTGCACGTGAACGGCTCCCCGAGCGCACCGAGGAGAACGCCGAGAAGTATGACCTCGCCCTGGAGTTGCTTTCGCCAAAGTCGTGA
- the tesB gene encoding acyl-CoA thioesterase II, which yields MQRVLSDLIALLALERLDRDLFRGHSQDLGWGAIFGGQVLGQALSAAAQTAPEDRPVHSLHGYFLRAGDVRRPIIYQVDRLRDGKSFSTRRVVAVQEGVAIFSLAASFQVDEGGFEHQDEMPDVPAPEALLSERQMALAIADKLPESLRPIATAERPIEIRPVEPRNPLRPVVTEPRRYAWYRAIDALPDSPALHRYVLAYASDFAFLGTSMDPHGVSWLSGGMHVASLDHSMWFHRPFRVDEWLLYSVDSPSASGARGLVRGQFFDSKGRLVASAVQEGLIRRRK from the coding sequence ATGCAACGCGTCCTCTCTGATCTCATCGCCCTTCTCGCATTGGAACGCCTCGATCGTGACCTTTTCCGTGGTCATAGCCAAGACCTCGGTTGGGGTGCGATTTTCGGCGGCCAGGTCCTTGGTCAAGCGCTTTCTGCGGCGGCGCAAACGGCACCCGAGGATCGCCCCGTCCATTCTTTGCACGGATATTTCCTTCGCGCCGGGGACGTGCGCAGGCCCATTATTTATCAAGTCGACAGATTGCGTGACGGGAAAAGTTTTTCGACGCGCAGGGTCGTCGCGGTGCAAGAAGGCGTAGCCATTTTCAGCCTTGCGGCTTCGTTTCAGGTCGACGAAGGCGGTTTCGAGCATCAGGACGAAATGCCCGATGTTCCAGCGCCGGAAGCGCTCCTGTCCGAACGGCAAATGGCGCTTGCGATCGCCGACAAATTGCCAGAATCGCTCCGGCCCATTGCCACGGCCGAACGGCCCATCGAAATTCGTCCCGTCGAACCGCGCAATCCGTTGCGACCCGTCGTTACCGAGCCGCGCCGATATGCTTGGTATCGTGCCATCGATGCGCTGCCCGATAGCCCAGCACTACATCGTTATGTTCTCGCATATGCATCCGATTTTGCGTTTCTCGGCACGTCCATGGATCCGCACGGCGTGAGTTGGTTATCCGGAGGAATGCACGTGGCGTCGCTCGATCATTCGATGTGGTTTCACAGGCCATTTCGAGTCGACGAATGGCTTTTGTATTCGGTGGACAGCCCGTCGGCCTCGGGGGCTCGAGGTCTCGTGCGCGGGCAATTCTTCGACAGCAAAGGGCGGCTCGTCGCGAGCGCCGTCCAGGAAGGTTTGATCCGCCGGCGCAAGTGA
- a CDS encoding tetratricopeptide repeat protein produces the protein MPRRQPHLRWFVLAPLCALLLGQTPAIAAGGKLSPEEQEARALFDQGLALSDESRWSEALDAFKKSDKLVHSASVRFNMAVTLRALGRYVEAKRIAEELLARGVDDKPLKPALQKDVEKLRDEVAPKIVHVELRRNPADGGVEIDGTLFIVAADGRVELDPGKHVFIMRKEGYETVTVAQSVAGPEAVVVLTAPKINIAPPPEPPPFYKRGWFWGTVGGVVAAGAAIAVVAVVTTADAPAVAAPPPSTVGRVIPAAFTVRF, from the coding sequence ATGCCCAGGCGACAGCCGCACCTCCGGTGGTTTGTCCTCGCTCCGCTGTGTGCCCTTCTCTTGGGACAAACACCTGCAATTGCGGCAGGTGGCAAGCTTTCGCCCGAAGAACAAGAGGCGCGTGCGCTCTTCGATCAAGGTCTTGCGCTGAGCGACGAGAGCCGGTGGTCCGAGGCGCTCGATGCGTTCAAGAAGTCCGACAAGCTCGTCCATTCCGCGTCCGTGCGGTTCAACATGGCGGTCACGCTTCGAGCTCTTGGTAGGTACGTCGAGGCCAAACGGATCGCGGAGGAGCTGCTTGCCCGCGGAGTCGACGACAAACCTCTGAAGCCCGCATTGCAGAAAGACGTCGAGAAATTACGGGACGAAGTTGCGCCGAAGATCGTGCACGTCGAGCTGAGGAGAAACCCAGCGGATGGCGGCGTCGAGATCGATGGCACGTTGTTCATCGTCGCGGCGGATGGTCGTGTCGAGCTCGACCCGGGCAAGCACGTGTTCATCATGCGCAAAGAGGGATACGAGACGGTCACGGTCGCGCAGTCGGTTGCGGGGCCCGAGGCGGTCGTGGTGCTCACGGCGCCCAAAATCAACATTGCGCCTCCGCCCGAACCTCCGCCTTTCTACAAGCGCGGCTGGTTTTGGGGCACCGTGGGTGGCGTTGTCGCTGCAGGTGCCGCGATTGCCGTCGTCGCCGTCGTAACGACCGCGGATGCTCCGGCTGTGGCGGCTCCACCGCCGAGCACCGTGGGTCGTGTCATTCCAGCGGCGTTTACCGTGAGGTTTTGA